A part of Oryctolagus cuniculus chromosome 4, mOryCun1.1, whole genome shotgun sequence genomic DNA contains:
- the KRTAP8-1 gene encoding keratin-associated protein 8-1, with the protein MQFNNFSEAVFPGCYWGSFGYPLGYSVGCGFGSTYSPVGYGLGYGYHGCGSYRRYWPYALY; encoded by the coding sequence ATGCAGTTCAACAACTTCTCTGAGGCCGTCTTCCCAGGCTGCTACTGGGGCAGCTTTGGCTACCCCCTGGGTTACAGTGTTGGCTGTGGTTTCGGCAGTACCTACTCTCCAGTGGGCTACGGCTTGGGCTATGGCTATCACGGCTGTGGATCTTACAGAAGATACTGGCCATATGCTCTCTACTAA